AAGCCCCGCTGAGCGGTCGGCTGTCGCGCACGCCGGTGCTGCCCGCCGCCAGCGTGTTCGACCTGCGCCAGCTCGCGCCGACTGCAGCGTCGACGGCGCTGGCCGCCGCGCTGGCACCGGCGCTGGATGCACCGCGCCCCGGCAGCAACAACTTCGCCGTGGCCGGCACGCTCACCGGCAACGGCGCGGCGATGCTGGCCAACGACATGCACCTGGGCCTGCGCGTGCCGAACATCTGGTTCCGCACCCGCCTGCGCTACCCCGATTCCGGCGCGCCGAATGGCCAGCGCGACGTCAACGGCGTCAGCCTGCCCGGCACGCCGGCGGTCATCGTCGGTTCCAACGGCCAGATCGCCTGGGGCTTCACCAACAGCTACGGCGACTGGCAGGACTGGGTGCGCGTGCTGCGCGATCCGGCCGACCCGACGCGCTACAAGGTGCCGGACGGCTGGGCGAACATCGAAACCCACGACGAGCACATCCGGGTCAAGGGTCGTCCCGACACCATCCTCAAGGTCGAGGACACCCGCTGGGGCCCGATCATGGGCCAGGACGCCGACGGCACGCCGCTGGCGCTGGCGTGGATCGCCGGCCGGCCGCACGGCTACAACCTCGACCTGATGCAGCTGGAGCACACGCCCGACGTGGCTGCGGCGCTAAACCTGGCGCCGCATCTCGGCATGCCGCCGCAGAACCTGCTGGTCGCCGACAGCCACGGCAACATCGGCTGGACCCTCGCCGGCAACAGCATCCCGCTGCGCGCGGGGATCGACCCGCTGCTGCCGTCGGACTGGTCGAAACCCGGCAGTGGCTGGCAGGGCTGGGCCGCACCCGAGCGTTACCCGCGCATCGAGAATCCCGCCGATGGGCGACTGTGGACGGCCAACAACCGCACCGTCGACGGCGACGCGCTGGCCCTGCTCGGCAACGGCGGCCACGACCTCGGAGCCCGCGCCCAGCAGATCCGCGACGACTTGCGCGCCCGCCCCAGTTTCACCCCGGGCAACCTGCTCGACATCCAGCTGGACAACCGCGCGGTGTTCCTCGCGCGCTGGCAGCGCCTGCTGCAGGACACCCTGGCCGGCAGCACCGACCCGGCGCTGCAGCAACTGCGCCAGCTCACCGCCACCTGGCGCGGCCGCGCCGCGGTGGACAGCGTCGACTACCGGCTGGTGCGCGCGTTCCGCAACCAGGTCAGCGAGGCCGTGCTGGCGCCGTTCGCCGCCCGCGTCAAACAGCGTTACCCAGACTTCAGCTGGCCCAGCGAAAACAGCGCCGAAGCCGCCGTGTGGACGCTGATCCACGCGCGGCCGCCGCAACTGCTCGACCCGCGATATCCCGACTGGCGCGCCCTGCTCGTCGACGCCGCGAAACAGGTGACGACCGAACTCGGCGGGCAACCGGGTGGCCTCGCCGCCCGCAGCTGGGGCGAGCACAACCGCGCCGACATCCGCCACCCGCTATCCGCCGCGTTGCCGCGCTGGCTGGGCCGCCACATCGACATGCCCGACCAGCCGATTCCCGGCGACAACAACATGCCCCATGTCGCCGCGCCCGGCTTCGGCGCATCCGAGCACCTGGACGTCGCGCCCGGCCACGAAGCCGACGCCATCCTCAACATGCCCGGCGGCCAGAGCGACCACCCGCTGTCGCCGTATTTCGGCGCGGGCCACGAAGACTGGGTCGCGGGACGACCCACGCCGCTGCTGCCC
This is a stretch of genomic DNA from Rhodanobacter sp. FDAARGOS 1247. It encodes these proteins:
- a CDS encoding penicillin acylase family protein, producing MTTRRRRILRIALPSLLALLLAAFLVGWYLFAGSRARLDGTRQTTGLSAPVSIRRDALGTVTIEGKNRTDISYALGYVHAQERFFAMDLMRRVSAGELSALVGPAALKVDLNHRRHRLRAVVEAAYAQMAPAAKHELDRYRDGVNAGLADLRVKPWEYLLLGSQPQPWRSEDSALVIAAMYLDLNSDGRNERELRMAQMRAVLPGPLVDFLLAPDPDWEAPLSGRLSRTPVLPAASVFDLRQLAPTAASTALAAALAPALDAPRPGSNNFAVAGTLTGNGAAMLANDMHLGLRVPNIWFRTRLRYPDSGAPNGQRDVNGVSLPGTPAVIVGSNGQIAWGFTNSYGDWQDWVRVLRDPADPTRYKVPDGWANIETHDEHIRVKGRPDTILKVEDTRWGPIMGQDADGTPLALAWIAGRPHGYNLDLMQLEHTPDVAAALNLAPHLGMPPQNLLVADSHGNIGWTLAGNSIPLRAGIDPLLPSDWSKPGSGWQGWAAPERYPRIENPADGRLWTANNRTVDGDALALLGNGGHDLGARAQQIRDDLRARPSFTPGNLLDIQLDNRAVFLARWQRLLQDTLAGSTDPALQQLRQLTATWRGRAAVDSVDYRLVRAFRNQVSEAVLAPFAARVKQRYPDFSWPSENSAEAAVWTLIHARPPQLLDPRYPDWRALLVDAAKQVTTELGGQPGGLAARSWGEHNRADIRHPLSAALPRWLGRHIDMPDQPIPGDNNMPHVAAPGFGASEHLDVAPGHEADAILNMPGGQSDHPLSPYFGAGHEDWVAGRPTPLLPGATAHTLILQPATR